From Cydia splendana chromosome 25, ilCydSple1.2, whole genome shotgun sequence:
tctagttaataatgtaaaacatggaagatatttcgattagttgaaattatcccgcagtcgaaattggccCTCTGCGCCttacttttgtatgtatttatgcaTGTTTATGGTTATACCTATTTATGTGTATTCAGATtattgttatgtgttgtttGGTTATATTCAGTTCgacttattattatatttcttttcacattctaattttattttcccCGCTActggttgtctggaagagatcgctcttatttatattttataagcccgcctgttgttacctctatcCAATTGTCTTTACCTGTTTCTGGCTTTCTGTAGAGTATGTACTTGTATTGTAAACTGTGTGAGATGTGCAAAAAAGAGTATTGtatagaccgacaagaaactgtataaattaaaaagtggcaacatcgtagtgtcgtccctttaaAATGAATGTAAGGAAACGGGAGGACACtacgatgttgccactttttaatttccacaatttcttgtcggtctaGGTATACCTATGTTCCTGACAAAGGTTCCTGAAGTTTATGTATTtcgatgaaaatatttttttggtgttaatATAACGGCAAACAAtactaaatatgtatgtatttattaaaaacatttaattcgAATGACGAAAATGAGGAATCTAAGTACGTGATcagcaacgcaggcttcgtcaaaAGGTTCCTGTTACAACGTAATAAAACAACTAAAAGTATGTAATTTTAATCTATTtctaatataataaaatcactGGCATCCGCATCCGCACTGTCCGGAAATAGAAACCGATCCGGACGCCGGCACTATGCCCTTGAACTCGACGGTGCCGAGCACGGGCACGGAGCCGACGACGACGGTGGTGCCGCTCGCGCCGACGTCGCCGGACACGCCGACCTGCCCGGTGCCCGAGCCTCCGTACGCGTAGGCGGGCGCGCTTAGACTGAGAGCTGGCGCGCCCAGGTTGAGGGAAGGCGCGCTTAAGCTGAGACTGGGCGCGCTCAAGCTGACACTGGGCGCGCTCAAGCTAAGTGAGCTGTATTTTTCAATGGCACCGATATCGAGTCCGGAGGAGTCGTAAGAGATTTGACTGCAACCGCATGGTTGATTGCTAAGGGCAGACTGTGTGAAGAGAGAAACTTGTTTTAGTTATTGTGTTTGCCGGATTGAAGAATATAAcgttaaaaaaatatggttgtctgtaaaggcGGTTTACGGACGagaattttgcgtgataacgtcataagaaaacattaccattacattacgtaatgttaccatggagatttgtccacaacgttaccatggagatctgtccacaacgtgaaactttttcgtgcatgaccggttttcatcgatttataagacgttatcacgtcaaaatgaTATATAGATTAATACGATACGATGCGTGCAAACACACCAACCTAGAGTCtgtttggaaagagaagagtcgtggaatgtattgggccccatacattccacgactcttctctttccgcacagactctacctacaTAGAATACTAACCCCTTCCCTTCTGGCCTTTGCCTTAGttgagtagaaattaaaaatgaaacaaaaatgtatccaCTGGGATTGTTTATAAATGCGTAGTAGGTATCTATTTATTTTCGTTCTTAAATATTCGACGCGACTTAAAAggttttgttttagaaaaaataaatccaAGTTTATAGTGGGTAGTTGGTATGGAATGGTGAACCTACAGGCGTGAAAAGATTCTTGCATAAATAAGATAATTATGGATAAATAgtagattattaatattattataatacctaGTGTTTTGGATGTTGTTATTAATAACGTCTAAAGGAcgagccgtgcccgggccgaggcgtctgacatgtcattttctatgacggctgatcgttgatcacgtggtgctttccatagaaaacgaagcgccgcaAGCTCAgtcccggcccggtctagcgtgagtcgtcCTTAAATCTCATTTTTTGTCTATTTACCTGAAGGCAAGCCTGGACACACATAACAAGAAAAGCTACACGGGACATGATGCTATACTTTTCTTCGTGAAAAGGAAATAATGATTACTTAACTCATCATACTAAACCAGCCTTTATACTAACTATTTCATTTAATATGGAGTAATAGGTCACTgataaattgtttatttcttttggTGAAAGGTGATAAGCGTACTCGAAAGCCAGTTACAAAATAACTTTTCACAATACAGTTAAAATTTGATATATATCTTTAATTTGGCAATAGATATGGGTCATATCATATAAACCAATGTTTTTAGCAATCTAAGTCATTGTTTAAAAAACTCCTTGAAAGGAAAGTGATAACATGGCGTTTAAAGTTgctgtttgtgtttttaccATCTTGGGTCAGGTAAATaagaaattatttaaaataatacctatCAACGTTTCAAATTTCAAAAGACTTGTGCTACACCTAATACTTATAACCTAAGTAAGAAACTGGAAAATTCAGGATTGAACCTATTCCGAATTTGGTAACCTCCGCCCAAACCAAATTGTTTACAagactaagggccacttgcaccataccagtaacccagggttaagcggttaaaccgatAACCCAGTGTACTGATAACCACGGTAACTACAGGTTTatctggttaaccccgggtttatgggatggtgcaagtggcgctaagcatGATAATTGAATTTAAATTTGTATGTTTTATAGACAGATCATTAAAGAAAGCATAAAAGTTAAAAATCACTTTTCTTTTCAGTCCTTTGCTGGTCCATCTAGCTGCGGCTGCTCCCAAGACTTCAGCCCCCCAGTATACAGTAGTGATGGCATCGCTATTTCCGAAATCGATTACCAACCCAGTTACAAACCTATTTCTGTCAGCTTTTCCGAAAAAGACCAATCAAGCTACAAACCTATTTCCGTCAGGGTTGAAAAAGAAACTTATCAACCTAGTTATAAACCTATTTATATCAGCTCCGAAAAAGAAAGCTACAAGTCCAGCCCCAAACCTGTTCGTGTCAGTGTATCCGAAAACCAGTCCAGTTATAAACCAGTTTCAGTCAGAGTCGAAAAAGACTACCAGTACAACCAACCTATTTCTGTAATTAACATGCCTAATAACGGGGGGAGTTTTATCGTGACGAGTGTCGGTCCGATCGCGCCGTCCGGCATCGGCGTTGCCTCCGACTTGAGTCTCGGCGGTGAGCTGGACGTATCCGGCATCGTTCCGTATTTGAGCGCCGTGGCGTTCGAAGGACAGTTTGATACCAACGGCGCGGCGGCTGTGGAGTATGGGTGTGGCGACTGTGTGGCTATCACTGAAGAAATAAGGGGGAACCCTGGTTTTAGCCCGCTTATTAGTGGCAAATATTAATCCTCTTTCAATTATAGCTCTTTTAGTAAGagtatgtttgtttgtttgtatgttgtatgcctgttgtttacctctagTTCTGTTGCTGTTTTCTTTCTGTATTGgttttttattgaggtgtgcaataaagagtatttgtattgtatgtttGGTTCTTTTTAACAAGAACAGAATATTATCAAAAATAGTTTGGC
This genomic window contains:
- the LOC134802652 gene encoding chorion class A protein Ld19-like, which encodes MSRVAFLVMCVQACLQSALSNQPCGCSQISYDSSGLDIGAIEKYSSLSLSAPSVSLSAPSLSLSAPSLNLGAPALSLSAPAYAYGGSGTGQVGVSGDVGASGTTVVVGSVPVLGTVEFKGIVPASGSVSISGQCGCGCQ